Proteins co-encoded in one Pelobates fuscus isolate aPelFus1 chromosome 5, aPelFus1.pri, whole genome shotgun sequence genomic window:
- the RNF170 gene encoding E3 ubiquitin-protein ligase RNF170, with amino-acid sequence MAEILHAQLDEGSFIEGVSDQVIAAVVLSLSFIATLLFFLLRSEQQNIHPENQERVRAVREQLQNEQEDTPTAPRLQFYSDMSCPVCLQQATLPVETNCGHLFCGQCIIAYWRYGTWLGAISCPICRQTVTLLFPMFEVGEQQDAQQLFQEVNSYNRRFSGQPRSLMERIMDLPTLLRHAFREMFSVGGLFWMFRIRIVLCVLGALFYIVLPLDIIPEALFGILGFLDDFFVFFLLLIYISIMYREVVTQRLNR; translated from the exons ATGGCTGAAATCCTACATGCACAGCTAGACGAAGGTTCGTTTATTGAAGGAGTAAGCGATCAAGTGATTGCTGCTGTTGTCCTCAGCTTGTCCTTCATTGCCACGCTGCTCTTTTTTCTCTTGAG gaGTGAACAGCAaaacattcaccctgagaatcagGAAAGAGTGAGAGCAGTTCGAGAACAGCTACAAAATGAACAA GAGGACACACCTACTGCACCTCGCCTGCAGTTCTACTCAGACATGTCTTGTCCAGTCTGTTTACAGCAAGCCACTCTTCCTGTCGAAACAAACTGTGGACATCTTTTCTGtg GCCAATGTATTATTGCATACTGGAGATATGGCACCTGGCTTGGTGCAATCAGTTGCCCTATTTGCCGTCAAACG GTAACACTACTTTTTCCAATGTTTGAAGTTGGTGAACAGCAAGATGCGCAGCAGCTATTCCAGGAAGTAAATAGTTATAATCGAAGATTTTCTGGACAGCCACGCTCT TTAATGGAGAGAATTATGGACTTGCCCACATTGCTGCGCCACGCTTTCCGGGAGATGTTTTCTGTGGGTGGCCTCTTTTGGATGTTCCGGATTAGGATTGTCCTCTGTGTGCTTGGAGCCTTGTTCTACATTGTGTTACCCTTGGACATTATTCCAGAAGCTCTCTTTGGTATTCTAGGCTTTCTGGAtgatttttttgtcttctttttattGCTTATATACATTTCTATCATGTATCGTGAGGTAGTAACTCAGAGGTTAAACAGGTGA